One genomic window of Sodaliphilus pleomorphus includes the following:
- a CDS encoding SDR family NAD(P)-dependent oxidoreductase has translation MEKRAVIMGASSGLGFEISRLLLERGYHIGIAARRNDRLQALKHIAPGKVETACIDVTSPQAPAQLEELIARLGGIDLYMHVAGIGSQNMELQEHIELETVQTNAVGFVRMIGAAYRHMALHGGGHIAAISSIAGTKGLGPAPAYSATKALQSTYIEALDQQSRLRKLNITFTDIRPGFVHTDLLNDGRKYPMLMHCDSTAQLIVKAVTARRAVKVVDWRYRLVTCAWKLLPRWLWVRMPINQ, from the coding sequence ATGGAAAAACGTGCAGTCATAATGGGCGCCTCATCGGGCCTGGGATTTGAGATAAGCCGCTTGTTGCTCGAGCGGGGATACCACATCGGCATTGCAGCCCGCCGTAACGACAGGCTGCAGGCACTCAAGCACATAGCACCTGGCAAGGTGGAAACGGCTTGCATCGACGTCACGTCGCCGCAAGCCCCGGCACAACTCGAGGAGCTCATTGCACGACTGGGCGGCATCGACCTGTACATGCATGTGGCTGGCATAGGCAGCCAGAACATGGAGCTGCAAGAGCACATCGAGCTTGAGACCGTGCAAACCAACGCTGTGGGCTTTGTGCGCATGATTGGCGCGGCCTACAGGCACATGGCCCTGCACGGTGGCGGGCACATCGCCGCCATAAGCAGCATTGCAGGCACCAAGGGGCTGGGTCCTGCCCCGGCCTACTCGGCCACCAAGGCCTTGCAGAGCACCTATATCGAGGCCCTCGACCAGCAGTCACGCCTGCGCAAGCTCAACATCACCTTTACCGACATAAGACCAGGCTTTGTGCACACCGACTTGCTGAACGACGGCAGAAAATATCCCATGCTCATGCACTGCGACAGCACTGCACAACTCATAGTGAAGGCCGTGACAGCCCGACGCGCGGTAAAAGTCGTGGACTGGCGATATCGCCTCGTGACTTGCGCATGGAAACTGCTGCCACGGTGGCTGTGGGTGAGAATGCCTATCAACCAATGA
- the gpmI gene encoding 2,3-bisphosphoglycerate-independent phosphoglycerate mutase, whose translation MGKKALLMILDGWGIGPHDKSNAIWSTPTPYWDSLLKEYPNSQLKACGEDVGLPDGQMGNSEVGHLNIGGGRVVYQDLVKINKAIADGSILKNKEIVSAYSYAQKTGKGLHIMGLTSTGGVHSSLAHLFALCDIAKEYKLKNVYLHCFMDGRDTDPESGKGFIKDVEEHCAKSAGVVATITGRYYAMDRDKRWNRIKLAYDQLVNGVGKQSDNMQRAMQESYDEGVTDEFIKPIVNSTVDGRIKEGDVVIFFNYRNDRAKEITTVLTQQDMPEEGMHTVKNLQYYCMTPYDPTFKNVHVIFEKENVKDTLAEYLSSKGLKQLHIAETEKYAHVTFFFNGGREAPFEGEDRILVPSPKVATYDLKPEMSAYEVKDKLVAAIGSEKYDFIVVNYANGDMVGHTGVYTAIQKAVVAIDDCVKQTVEAAKAAGYEVIIIADHGNADHAINADGTPNTAHSLNPVPFVYISNNKNASVESGRLADVAPSILKIMGLPQPADMTGKCLIVD comes from the coding sequence ATGGGGAAAAAAGCATTATTAATGATCCTGGATGGTTGGGGCATTGGCCCACACGACAAGAGCAATGCCATATGGAGCACGCCCACTCCCTACTGGGACAGCCTTTTGAAAGAATATCCCAACAGTCAGCTCAAAGCCTGCGGCGAAGACGTGGGTCTGCCCGACGGGCAGATGGGCAACAGCGAGGTGGGCCACCTCAACATAGGCGGCGGCCGCGTTGTGTATCAAGACCTTGTAAAAATCAACAAGGCCATTGCCGATGGCTCGATACTGAAAAACAAAGAGATCGTTTCGGCTTATAGCTATGCCCAAAAGACGGGCAAGGGTTTGCACATCATGGGTCTCACCTCGACTGGCGGCGTGCACAGCTCGCTCGCCCACCTGTTTGCCCTGTGCGACATTGCCAAGGAATACAAGCTCAAAAACGTGTATCTGCACTGCTTCATGGACGGCCGCGACACCGATCCCGAGAGCGGCAAGGGCTTTATCAAAGACGTGGAAGAGCACTGTGCCAAGAGTGCAGGTGTGGTGGCCACTATCACAGGCCGCTACTACGCCATGGACCGCGACAAGCGCTGGAACCGCATCAAGCTGGCCTACGACCAGCTTGTGAATGGCGTGGGCAAGCAGAGCGACAACATGCAGCGTGCCATGCAGGAAAGCTACGACGAGGGCGTGACCGATGAGTTTATCAAGCCCATTGTGAACAGCACTGTCGACGGCCGCATCAAGGAGGGCGATGTGGTCATCTTCTTCAACTACCGCAACGACCGCGCCAAGGAGATAACCACCGTGCTCACCCAGCAAGACATGCCCGAGGAAGGCATGCACACTGTGAAGAACTTGCAGTATTACTGCATGACCCCCTACGATCCCACATTCAAGAATGTGCATGTGATCTTTGAAAAGGAAAATGTAAAAGACACCCTGGCCGAGTACTTGAGCTCCAAGGGCTTGAAGCAGCTGCACATTGCCGAGACCGAGAAATATGCACATGTCACGTTCTTCTTCAACGGTGGTCGTGAGGCACCATTTGAGGGCGAGGACCGCATCCTCGTTCCGTCGCCCAAAGTGGCTACCTACGACCTGAAGCCCGAGATGAGCGCCTACGAGGTGAAAGACAAGCTCGTGGCTGCCATCGGGAGCGAGAAGTATGACTTTATCGTTGTCAACTATGCCAATGGCGACATGGTGGGCCACACGGGCGTCTACACTGCAATACAGAAGGCGGTGGTGGCTATCGACGACTGCGTGAAACAGACGGTGGAGGCTGCCAAGGCTGCCGGTTATGAGGTCATCATCATTGCCGACCACGGCAATGCCGACCATGCCATCAACGCCGACGGCACTCCCAACACAGCCCACTCGCTCAATCCTGTGCCATTTGTTTACATCAGCAACAACAAGAATGCCAGCGTAGAGAGTGGCCGCCTGGCCGATGTGGCTCCGTCGATCTTGAAGATCATGGGCCTCCCTCAGCCTGCCGACATGACTGGCAAGTGCCTTATTGTGGATTAA
- a CDS encoding helix-turn-helix domain-containing protein, with product MKYFRKTSLGDNKCVAMALSAHHLLTVCLTIVLLAFAPSLTAHPLRATTTDMATYRRLSEKSTAMLMMKAGKFLHSPNGQDSALLYYTIVANRYNDDGIGDAERRECITAMNNAGYLYYAFYNDYDKAYTTLRQALQLAAKSGDKYYEAMINLNMANIKSVFLDVQGDQPQLAWATLQLYRKAFYQSVEIRNWPLAVGIFTNMLDENFVGEPLLYSQLRKDIAAFKRMRIPAGTPLLDFTNATISCVEAIQSHDYARALAATYAMERNIESRDTPKRFAADALGLRTKIFSLMHDDRRAVKTMLEGVDLCKSNHIDDGLMHFYLMLNRFYLSRGDSAKAQRYRLDYLELKEKILTENNLQSVSRLEFLYDLREANTTVERLTEQKHWLNIITTVIIGFAIIVSLLLVFLFRGYRRAMRTNRILYRHVQDSLHLEEEKTKYKGSRLTDDAKELLAQRIDAAMQNTDEICNSDFNLDRLAELANSNYKEVSQVINEHYGKNFKALLNECRIREACRRLTDANFGHLTIEGVAISVGIKSRSHFNSYFKQVTGMSPSVYQKISKEEEKAD from the coding sequence ATGAAATACTTCAGAAAGACAAGTTTGGGTGATAATAAATGTGTGGCGATGGCACTGTCGGCACATCATCTGCTAACTGTCTGTCTGACCATCGTTCTGCTGGCCTTTGCCCCGTCGCTGACAGCCCATCCGCTGAGGGCCACCACAACCGACATGGCAACTTATCGACGGTTGTCGGAGAAGTCGACGGCGATGCTGATGATGAAGGCCGGAAAGTTCCTCCATTCGCCGAACGGTCAGGATAGTGCGCTGCTGTACTACACTATCGTTGCCAACCGCTACAACGACGACGGCATCGGCGACGCTGAGCGAAGGGAATGCATCACGGCCATGAACAACGCCGGATACCTCTATTATGCTTTCTACAATGACTACGACAAGGCTTACACCACTTTGCGACAGGCCCTGCAATTGGCCGCAAAGAGCGGCGACAAGTATTATGAGGCAATGATAAACCTCAACATGGCCAACATTAAGAGCGTATTCCTCGATGTGCAGGGCGACCAGCCACAATTGGCATGGGCGACGCTGCAATTATACCGCAAAGCCTTCTATCAGTCGGTGGAGATAAGAAACTGGCCGTTGGCGGTGGGGATTTTCACGAATATGCTTGATGAGAATTTCGTTGGCGAACCTTTGCTCTATTCACAGCTAAGGAAGGATATCGCTGCTTTTAAGCGCATGCGCATTCCGGCCGGAACCCCGCTGCTCGACTTCACCAATGCAACGATAAGCTGTGTGGAAGCTATTCAGAGTCACGATTATGCCAGGGCCCTCGCTGCCACTTATGCCATGGAGCGGAATATCGAGTCGCGCGACACCCCCAAACGGTTTGCTGCCGATGCCTTGGGACTGCGGACAAAGATTTTCAGCCTCATGCACGACGACCGGCGAGCCGTGAAAACGATGCTTGAGGGTGTCGACCTCTGTAAATCCAACCATATCGACGACGGTCTCATGCACTTCTATCTAATGCTCAACAGGTTCTATCTTTCGCGGGGCGATAGTGCCAAGGCTCAGCGGTATCGCCTTGACTACCTCGAATTGAAAGAAAAAATTCTCACGGAGAATAATCTTCAGAGCGTGTCGCGGTTGGAATTTCTCTACGATCTTCGTGAGGCGAACACTACCGTGGAACGGCTGACGGAGCAGAAACACTGGTTGAATATAATCACGACCGTCATCATCGGCTTTGCCATCATCGTGAGTCTGTTGCTCGTTTTCCTCTTCCGGGGCTACCGCAGGGCCATGCGCACAAACCGCATCCTTTACCGCCACGTGCAGGACTCGCTGCACCTGGAGGAGGAAAAAACGAAATATAAGGGCTCGCGCCTCACCGACGATGCCAAGGAACTGTTGGCCCAGCGCATCGATGCCGCGATGCAGAACACCGATGAAATCTGCAATTCTGACTTCAATCTCGACCGTCTTGCGGAGCTTGCGAACAGTAATTATAAAGAGGTGTCGCAGGTAATCAATGAACACTACGGCAAGAATTTCAAGGCCCTGCTCAACGAGTGCCGCATTCGGGAGGCCTGCCGTCGCCTTACCGATGCCAACTTCGGCCACTTGACCATTGAGGGGGTGGCCATTAGTGTGGGCATCAAGAGCCGCAGTCACTTCAACAGCTACTTCAAACAGGTGACGGGAATGTCGCCGTCGGTGTATCAGAAGATAAGCAAAGAGGAAGAAAAAGCCGATTAA
- a CDS encoding bifunctional metallophosphatase/5'-nucleotidase: MKSLKKIIGACLMLVATLPLMQAEHLVVLAVNDTHSQIDPAADGKGGILRRRAIYDNERRAHKNVLVVHAGDAVQGTNYFSLYGGAVEYAAIDSLGYDMIIMGNHELDNGIDSLAHYYNHVKAVKLSANYDLSASPLKGFVPYSVRAYGDKRVAFFGINVNPAGMVSQGHYNGLRFLEPMQVADATARYLKQVQKVDYVVMISHIGYDSMEPSEPNDSIVAATSHYIDFIIGGHSHSVIAPGSKQSLVHNADGKIVVIGQNGKSGKLVGKYDLDLETGKVTYSHITVDNTWDRAAQAYPAFQSWLARYKAGVDSLENNPVATSARYMPNSSWAAQNWLADAVDAVIAKLYKGGKKVDLCIMNKGGIRLDMPKGTVTEGLLQSMFPFDNRFMVLEVSGQDLLDAFKTMAYRGGDVVSRNVKVIYDKNCNIVSARINGKTVKPAARYLLATIDFLYNGGDYMTSLKNGKVLYKDDQRYGRHMLDYVKSLSQQGKTIDASDEPRFRQR, encoded by the coding sequence ATGAAGAGTCTCAAGAAAATCATCGGTGCATGCCTCATGCTGGTAGCCACGCTGCCGCTCATGCAAGCCGAGCACCTTGTGGTGCTTGCAGTCAACGACACACACAGCCAGATAGACCCTGCAGCCGACGGCAAGGGGGGTATCTTGCGTCGTCGTGCTATATATGACAATGAGCGCCGTGCTCATAAAAACGTGCTCGTGGTGCATGCCGGCGATGCCGTGCAGGGTACCAACTATTTCTCGCTCTATGGCGGTGCAGTAGAGTATGCGGCCATCGACAGTCTGGGCTACGACATGATCATCATGGGCAATCACGAGCTCGACAACGGCATCGACTCGCTGGCTCACTACTACAACCACGTGAAGGCTGTCAAGCTCAGTGCCAACTACGACTTGAGCGCATCGCCGCTCAAGGGGTTTGTGCCCTACAGCGTGAGGGCCTATGGCGACAAGCGTGTAGCTTTCTTCGGCATCAATGTCAACCCCGCAGGCATGGTTTCACAGGGCCACTACAATGGCCTGCGCTTTCTTGAACCCATGCAGGTTGCCGATGCCACGGCACGATATCTCAAGCAGGTGCAGAAGGTAGACTATGTGGTCATGATTTCACACATCGGTTACGACTCGATGGAGCCCTCCGAGCCCAACGACTCAATCGTGGCTGCAACGAGTCATTATATCGATTTTATCATTGGCGGCCACTCCCACAGCGTCATTGCTCCAGGCTCTAAGCAGTCGCTTGTGCACAATGCCGACGGCAAAATTGTCGTAATCGGGCAAAATGGCAAGTCGGGAAAGCTGGTGGGCAAGTACGATCTCGACCTTGAAACCGGCAAGGTGACCTACAGCCACATCACTGTCGACAACACTTGGGACCGCGCAGCCCAGGCTTACCCGGCATTCCAGTCCTGGCTCGCCCGCTACAAGGCTGGTGTCGACTCGCTCGAGAACAATCCTGTGGCCACGTCGGCCCGCTACATGCCCAATAGCAGCTGGGCAGCGCAAAACTGGCTTGCCGATGCCGTCGATGCCGTCATTGCAAAACTCTACAAGGGCGGCAAGAAAGTGGACTTGTGTATCATGAACAAGGGCGGCATACGTCTCGACATGCCTAAGGGCACTGTCACCGAGGGTCTGCTTCAATCGATGTTCCCGTTCGACAACCGCTTCATGGTGCTTGAGGTCTCGGGTCAGGACTTGCTCGATGCGTTCAAGACGATGGCCTATCGTGGCGGCGATGTGGTGAGCCGCAACGTGAAGGTGATCTACGACAAGAATTGCAACATCGTCTCGGCTCGCATCAATGGCAAGACTGTGAAACCTGCAGCCCGCTACTTGCTGGCCACCATCGATTTCCTTTACAATGGCGGCGACTACATGACGTCGTTGAAAAACGGCAAGGTCCTTTACAAGGATGACCAGCGCTATGGCCGCCACATGCTCGACTATGTGAAAAGCCTGAGCCAGCAGGGCAAGACCATCGATGCAAGCGACGAGCCGCGCTTTCGGCAGAGATAA
- a CDS encoding glycoside hydrolase family 3 N-terminal domain-containing protein — translation MTISKKFLLILVALLAVTTAASAKRQPAIFNKVDKRAMNAWVDKQFNAMTPDERITQLFVMAVDPRNTVASETVKKLVSEFRVGGLIFNESDIVSQAKITNYAQSLAKVPLLITLDAEWGPSMRLEDAPKFPRNLYLGAISDDAMFYNYGREVARELKRLGVNVDFAPVLDVIDRPGTVVGARSYGSDPELVSRHGIAFARGLEDGGILSVGKHFPGHGSTTADSHKTLPTVDKSLKELELFDFVPFKRYIDAGLGGMLTAHLYIPAISRERKPGTMSPRYVTDLLQKKMGFDGLIFTDALGMEGAKAVGGSVCVGALLAGNDVLLMPDEVPGQLAAIKAAIASGKLKQKLIDERCKKMLRFKYALGLYNQPKVDIDNIVADVNDPCAAVLKRQLAAASITVVRDAQSILPVKGLQNRRIAVVTMGNENDLQSMFQRRCANYAQCTPFNFNLGGDIKALADQVKASGSNVLILSVASSDYVAAARYLASHFADHLHKVIVAVMSDPQRLDEVGALLDDSYVSAAVLAYDNSTVSEDYLAQTIFGGNAARGLLPVNVKTGKPDGGLKAGTGIKYDACRLGYTIPAEVGFKPSLTALVDSVCRYGVQQHAFSGCEVVVARHGKIVFNRAYGEIDYDSGIPVTENTLFGLASVSKATGTLSGVMKCYDEGKFQLDDKVSTVIPGMRNTDEKDITFREMLYHESGLPPELSMWYMMFDPKTYTGPLFTSTPNQYNTIKFMNNAYGNKFAKLRTDILSTVKTDKFNWPIAAGLWGGQVTYDSIMNRIYHQQLHEKRYVYSDLNFALLGNAVQNMSGMPLNYFVENNFFAPLGAYHTLYRPLSRFAGSQIAYTEYDPFLRHQHVHGYVHDELAAFSGGVQGNAGLFSNANDLCKLLQMWLNGGTYGGQRFLKASTVETFTTEKSTKSHRGLGFDKPQPDNLRASSTCDEAPAEVYGHTGFTGTCFWVDPKNDMIYIFLSNRVNPTRNNPAFTRVSARSHIQSILYKSIVK, via the coding sequence ATGACAATTTCAAAGAAATTTCTCTTGATTCTTGTGGCGCTGCTCGCAGTCACGACTGCAGCCAGCGCCAAGCGCCAACCGGCGATTTTCAACAAGGTCGACAAGCGTGCGATGAACGCATGGGTCGACAAGCAATTCAACGCCATGACCCCCGACGAGCGCATTACGCAGCTCTTTGTCATGGCGGTCGACCCTCGCAACACCGTTGCCAGCGAGACTGTGAAGAAACTGGTGAGTGAGTTCCGTGTGGGAGGCCTCATTTTCAACGAGAGCGACATCGTGTCGCAGGCCAAGATCACCAACTATGCCCAGTCGCTGGCCAAGGTGCCGTTGCTCATCACCCTCGACGCCGAGTGGGGCCCCTCGATGCGCCTGGAGGATGCGCCCAAGTTTCCCCGCAATCTTTATTTGGGTGCAATAAGCGACGATGCCATGTTCTACAACTATGGCCGGGAGGTTGCACGCGAGCTCAAGCGACTGGGGGTGAATGTTGACTTTGCCCCGGTGCTTGACGTTATCGACCGGCCGGGCACCGTGGTGGGTGCGCGTTCCTATGGCTCCGACCCCGAGTTGGTGTCGCGCCATGGCATTGCCTTTGCCCGCGGCCTTGAAGATGGCGGCATCCTCTCGGTGGGCAAGCATTTCCCTGGCCACGGCTCAACAACGGCCGATTCACACAAGACTTTGCCAACAGTTGACAAATCGCTCAAGGAACTCGAACTCTTTGATTTTGTCCCATTCAAGCGCTATATCGATGCCGGCTTGGGTGGCATGCTCACCGCTCATCTCTATATTCCTGCAATAAGCCGCGAGCGCAAGCCTGGCACCATGTCGCCTCGTTATGTGACCGACTTGCTGCAGAAGAAAATGGGCTTCGACGGCCTCATTTTCACCGATGCTCTCGGCATGGAGGGGGCCAAAGCCGTTGGTGGCAGCGTGTGTGTGGGCGCTCTGCTTGCCGGCAACGACGTGCTGCTCATGCCCGACGAGGTGCCTGGCCAGCTTGCAGCCATCAAGGCTGCGATAGCAAGCGGCAAGCTCAAGCAGAAGCTCATCGACGAGCGTTGCAAGAAAATGTTGCGCTTCAAGTATGCCCTGGGCTTGTACAACCAGCCTAAGGTCGACATCGACAATATTGTGGCCGACGTTAACGACCCGTGTGCCGCTGTGTTGAAGCGCCAGCTCGCTGCAGCCAGTATCACCGTGGTGCGCGATGCACAAAGCATCCTGCCGGTCAAGGGCCTGCAGAACCGTCGCATTGCTGTGGTCACGATGGGCAATGAAAACGACTTGCAGTCGATGTTCCAGCGCCGTTGTGCCAATTATGCCCAGTGCACGCCATTCAACTTCAACCTTGGTGGCGATATCAAGGCCCTTGCCGATCAGGTTAAGGCATCGGGCTCCAATGTGCTTATCCTCTCGGTGGCCAGCAGCGACTATGTTGCTGCTGCACGCTATCTTGCCAGCCACTTTGCCGACCATCTTCACAAGGTGATTGTGGCTGTCATGAGCGACCCGCAGCGCCTCGACGAGGTGGGTGCCTTGCTCGACGACAGCTATGTGAGCGCAGCTGTGCTGGCCTACGATAACTCTACAGTGAGCGAGGACTACCTGGCCCAGACTATCTTTGGCGGCAATGCCGCCCGTGGGCTGCTCCCCGTCAATGTGAAGACTGGCAAGCCCGATGGCGGCCTCAAGGCAGGCACCGGCATCAAGTATGATGCTTGCCGCCTGGGCTATACTATACCTGCCGAGGTGGGCTTCAAGCCCAGCCTCACGGCCCTTGTCGACTCGGTGTGCCGCTACGGTGTGCAACAGCATGCTTTCTCGGGCTGCGAGGTCGTGGTGGCCCGCCATGGCAAAATCGTGTTTAACCGCGCCTACGGTGAGATTGACTACGACAGCGGTATTCCCGTCACCGAGAATACCCTCTTTGGCCTGGCTTCGGTATCTAAGGCTACAGGTACATTGAGCGGAGTGATGAAATGCTACGATGAGGGCAAGTTCCAGCTCGACGACAAGGTGAGCACTGTCATTCCCGGCATGCGCAACACCGACGAGAAAGACATCACCTTCCGCGAGATGCTCTATCACGAGTCGGGCCTGCCACCCGAGCTGAGCATGTGGTACATGATGTTTGACCCTAAGACCTATACCGGGCCGCTCTTCACGTCCACGCCCAACCAGTACAACACCATCAAGTTTATGAACAATGCCTATGGCAACAAGTTTGCCAAGCTGCGCACCGACATTCTCTCGACGGTAAAAACCGACAAGTTCAACTGGCCCATTGCTGCAGGCTTGTGGGGCGGCCAGGTGACTTACGACTCAATCATGAATCGCATCTATCACCAGCAGCTGCACGAGAAGCGATATGTGTACAGCGACTTGAACTTTGCCCTGCTGGGCAATGCCGTGCAAAACATGTCGGGCATGCCGCTCAACTATTTTGTAGAAAACAATTTCTTTGCACCGTTGGGTGCCTATCACACCCTGTATCGCCCGTTGAGCAGGTTCGCGGGCTCGCAGATTGCCTATACCGAGTATGACCCCTTCTTGCGTCACCAGCACGTGCACGGCTATGTGCACGACGAGCTGGCAGCATTCTCGGGCGGTGTGCAGGGCAACGCTGGCCTCTTCTCCAATGCCAACGACCTGTGCAAGCTGTTGCAGATGTGGCTCAACGGTGGCACCTATGGCGGGCAGCGATTCTTGAAGGCGTCTACCGTCGAAACCTTTACGACCGAGAAAAGCACCAAGTCGCATCGCGGTTTGGGATTTGACAAGCCCCAGCCCGACAACCTGCGGGCTTCGAGCACCTGCGACGAGGCTCCGGCCGAGGTCTATGGTCACACAGGTTTCACTGGCACGTGCTTCTGGGTTGACCCCAAAAACGACATGATCTACATCTTCTTGAGCAACCGGGTGAACCCCACTCGCAACAATCCCGCCTTCACAAGAGTGAGTGCACGCAGTCACATTCAGTCGATTCTCTACAAGTCGATTGTGAAGTAA